A genome region from Populus alba chromosome 5, ASM523922v2, whole genome shotgun sequence includes the following:
- the LOC118061802 gene encoding light-harvesting complex-like protein OHP2, chloroplastic: MLVTSHMIEWLLSAKVTAPSNLAAPYPHTSSLLILRTPHIHKIPPKPKKKTRRRTPRLHRKRNNYPTDKEFSEREREGFSTWIKKEEQEKMSVASSIPYIKIPNPSSSSSSCSSLSSSSSASSTSSYYRFSTTTKPYIVTIRSSQAEGPVRRPVAPPLREPSPPASPSPPLKPVPPSSPSSPVAPPPKPAAKLAVEDKNVMTLEFQRKKAKELQEYFKQKKLEKADQGPFFGFVGKNEIANGRWAMFGFAVGMLTEYATGSDFVDQVKILLSNFGIIDLE; this comes from the exons ATGTTGGTAACATCTCACATGATTGAGTGGCTGCTAAGCGCCAAAGTCACCGCTCCTTCGAACTTGGCCGCACCTTATCCACACACCTCTTCTCTTCTGATTCTGAGAACACCTCACATACACAAAATCCCtcctaaaccaaaaaaaaaaacaagaagaagaacccCACGTCTGCacagaaaaagaaacaattatCCTACTGATAAAGAATttagtgagagagagagagagggatttAGTACTTGGATTAAGAAAGAAGAGCAGGAGAAAATGTCAGTGGCATCCTCAATTCCGTACATCAAAATCCCAAacccttcatcatcatcatcatcttgctCCTCTCTATCTTCCTCTTCATCAGCCTCCTCGACATCTTCTTACTATAGGTTTTCTACAACAACTAAGCCTTATATTGTGACCATAAGGAGCTCTCAAGCTGAAGGGCCTGTAAGGAGACCCGTGGCCCCTCCTCTTAGAGAACCTTCCCCGCCTGCATCACCATCGCCTCCCTTGAAGCCCGTTCCTCCTTCTTCACCGTCTTCTCCAGTGGCTCCACCACCCAAGCCAGCTGCTAAATTGGCTGTGGAGGACAAAAATGTGATGACTTTGGAGTTTCAGAGAAAAAAGGCTAAGGAGcttcaagaatattttaagCAGAAGAAGCTTGAGAAAGCAGATCAAGGTCCTTTCTTTGGGTTCGTTGGCAAGAATGAGATTGCTAATGGGAG ATGGGCAATGTTTGGTTTTGCTGTCGGGATGCTAACAGAGTATGCAACGGGCTCAGACTTTGTTGATCAAGTAAAGATTCTTCTGTCCAATTTCGGGATAATAGATCTGGAATAA
- the LOC118061801 gene encoding uncharacterized protein — MLLAVEGGGFFSSSASGYSKGLTLLLLGQKHEDKPMRVTPWNQYQLVDQEPDFDLQLASLKNRLSRGCASFVCFGRASAGLESPSPLKVGPAQQKDVLPDPLVADKGKDLITELEGDNNAIKVTLRSSLKKTSKSISVPVEDANQSEPLNEKGSDIPGHTERRKVQWTDVCGSELAEIREFEPSETGGSDDEFENGNERSCSCVIM; from the exons ATGTTATTGGCAGTGGAAGGAGGAGGGTTCTTCTCTTCTTCGGCTTCTGGGTATAGCAAGGGCTTGACCCTTCTTCTCTTGGGTCAGAAGCACGAAGACAAACCCATGAGAGTTACGCCGTGGAATCAGTACCAGTTGGTGGACCAAGAACCTGACTTTGACCTCCAGCTGGCTTCCTTGAAGAACCGGCTTTCCCGCGGCTGCGCTTCTTTTGTCTGCTTTGGGCGCGCTTCCGCAGGACTTGAATCCCCATCGCCTCTCAAAGTAGGCCCTGCCCAACAGAAGGATGTCTTGCCAGATCCTCTTGTTGCTGACAAGGGAAAAGATCTCATAACTGAACTCGAAGGTGATAATAATGCAATAAAAGTTACTCTTAGGAGTAGTTTGAAGAAGACATCAAAAAGTATTTCAGTTCCTGTTGAGGATGCTAATCAGAGCGAGCCATTGAATGAAAAAGGTAGTGATATCCCTGGTCATACAGAAAGGAGAAAAGTGCAGTGGACCGATGTTTGTGGGAGTGAGCTTGCTGAAATTAGGGAATTTGAACCAAG TGAAACAGGTGGATCAGATGATGAATTTGAGAATGGAAATGAAAGAAGTTGTTCATGTGTGATTATGTGA